The following coding sequences are from one Halorubrum sp. BOL3-1 window:
- a CDS encoding archaellin/type IV pilin N-terminal domain-containing protein → MLGRERAQSEVLGTVLLLGLTVAVVGTTVALGGAARSRPVSTNDPHGEVVAGRAEQQR, encoded by the coding sequence GTGTTAGGGAGAGAGCGCGCGCAGAGCGAGGTGCTCGGCACCGTGCTGCTGTTGGGGCTCACCGTCGCCGTCGTCGGCACCACGGTCGCGCTCGGCGGCGCCGCGCGCTCGCGCCCCGTCTCGACGAACGACCCGCACGGGGAGGTCGTCGCCGGGCGCGCGGAACAGCAACGCTGA
- a CDS encoding alanyl-tRNA editing protein, whose amino-acid sequence MTEQLHLDDDSVTTFDATVERVLSDPPRVVLDRTHFYPTGGGQPHDTGRLRARDGDRAWRVTDVEKRDTVYHALGPVEGADGDGAPPDPPEPGTAVRGEIDADRRAAHSRYHTAQHLLSALLLAEFDASTTGNQLYRDRARLDAAYDRFTDADLDRIETRLNELVAGARPVSSYTMDRETAEATLDADRTRIDLLPDSIEELRIVEVAGASEGDEPYDRTACAGTHVANTADIGEVVVTGRETKGPDEERVRFALAEHVDGGE is encoded by the coding sequence GTGACCGAGCAACTCCACCTGGACGACGACTCCGTGACGACGTTCGACGCGACGGTCGAGCGCGTCCTCTCGGACCCGCCCCGGGTCGTCCTCGACCGGACGCACTTCTACCCGACCGGCGGCGGCCAGCCCCACGACACGGGCAGGCTTCGAGCGCGCGACGGCGACCGCGCCTGGCGAGTGACCGACGTCGAGAAGCGAGACACCGTGTATCACGCGCTCGGGCCGGTCGAGGGTGCGGACGGGGACGGAGCGCCGCCGGACCCGCCCGAACCCGGTACGGCGGTGCGAGGCGAGATCGACGCCGACCGCCGCGCGGCGCACTCGCGGTACCACACCGCACAGCACCTGCTGTCGGCGCTGCTGCTCGCGGAGTTCGACGCGTCGACGACCGGCAACCAGCTGTACCGCGATCGCGCGCGGCTCGACGCCGCCTACGACCGGTTCACGGACGCCGACCTCGACCGGATCGAGACCCGACTCAACGAGCTCGTCGCCGGCGCGCGCCCGGTGTCGAGCTACACGATGGACCGCGAGACCGCGGAGGCGACGCTCGACGCGGACCGGACGCGGATCGACCTCCTCCCCGACTCGATCGAGGAGCTCCGGATCGTCGAGGTCGCCGGCGCGAGCGAGGGCGACGAGCCGTACGACCGGACCGCCTGTGCCGGAACCCACGTCGCGAACACGGCCGACATCGGTGAGGTCGTCGTCACGGGCCGGGAGACGAAAGGCCCCGACGAGGAGCGCGTGCGGTTCGCGCTCGCAGAGCACGTCGACGGCGGCGAGTAA
- a CDS encoding transcription factor S, with product MKFCDECGSMMKSGEGEDHWVCGSCGYEIGRDGGDDEWTTESQVESEVVDVSDAEDKGLPTTTAQCAECDNDRAYWYMQQIRAADESETRFFVCTECEHKWREDDH from the coding sequence ATGAAGTTCTGCGACGAGTGCGGATCCATGATGAAGTCCGGTGAGGGCGAAGACCACTGGGTGTGCGGCTCCTGCGGCTACGAGATCGGCCGCGACGGCGGGGACGACGAGTGGACGACCGAGTCGCAGGTCGAGTCCGAGGTCGTCGACGTGAGCGACGCCGAGGACAAGGGACTACCGACGACGACCGCCCAGTGTGCCGAGTGCGACAACGACCGGGCGTACTGGTACATGCAGCAGATCCGCGCGGCCGACGAGTCCGAGACTCGGTTCTTCGTCTGTACCGAGTGCGAACACAAGTGGCGCGAAGACGACCACTGA
- a CDS encoding DUF6517 family protein — protein MEPPVVPRDRLDDWTPVAEATERPFAAGPVSVTAGTARYERETASPRPFFFASRLRISPDTGPNPALTRLVESRAREGFRDRLADRDITGLERRDDRSLGVDDPDASRATLSVFHGRCAVDGERVPVEALLAVWESGEYLLAGGAYPTADGFEATRQDVLALVRGVRPPDAARGGVGSEGSR, from the coding sequence ATGGAGCCGCCCGTCGTCCCCCGTGATCGCCTCGACGACTGGACGCCCGTCGCGGAGGCGACTGAGCGCCCGTTCGCCGCGGGACCGGTCTCGGTCACGGCGGGGACGGCGCGGTACGAGCGCGAGACCGCGTCCCCGCGGCCGTTCTTCTTCGCGAGCCGACTCCGCATCTCGCCGGACACCGGACCGAACCCCGCGTTGACTCGACTCGTCGAGTCGCGGGCCCGAGAGGGGTTCCGCGACCGCCTCGCGGACCGGGATATCACGGGTCTCGAACGCCGAGACGACCGGTCTCTCGGTGTCGACGACCCCGACGCGTCGCGCGCGACGCTGTCCGTCTTCCACGGGCGCTGCGCGGTCGACGGCGAGCGAGTCCCGGTGGAGGCGCTGCTCGCCGTGTGGGAATCCGGAGAGTACCTGCTCGCGGGCGGCGCCTACCCGACCGCGGACGGCTTCGAGGCGACCCGACAAGACGTGCTGGCACTGGTCCGCGGCGTCCGTCCGCCCGACGCGGCCCGCGGCGGCGTCGGTTCCGAGGGGTCGAGGTGA
- a CDS encoding methylglyoxal synthase: MRIALIAHDELKDEMVAFVEAHADVLDDCELVTTGTTGKRIAEETGLVVNRQESGPYGGDLQIGAMIANDDIDGVVFLRDPLTAQAHEPDISALLRVCDVKDVPLATNVASGEMIVEGLLGRDSLD, translated from the coding sequence ATGCGCATCGCGCTCATCGCCCACGACGAGCTGAAAGACGAGATGGTCGCGTTCGTCGAGGCGCACGCGGACGTTCTCGACGACTGCGAACTGGTGACTACCGGCACGACGGGGAAACGCATCGCGGAGGAGACCGGGCTGGTGGTGAACCGACAGGAGTCCGGCCCGTACGGCGGCGACCTCCAGATCGGCGCGATGATCGCGAACGACGACATCGACGGCGTCGTGTTCCTCCGCGACCCGCTGACCGCGCAGGCGCACGAGCCGGACATCTCGGCGCTGCTGCGCGTCTGCGACGTGAAGGACGTCCCGCTAGCGACGAACGTCGCGTCCGGGGAGATGATCGTCGAGGGGCTTCTCGGCCGCGATTCTCTCGACTGA